GACAAGGCCGCTTACAAATTGGAGCCAGGCATAAACACCGGTTTTTACCGTCTGTTCTACAGGTGAATCTTTAGATGGGTCCAGACACACAAAGTCAATATGAGATACTTTGGGATGCCTGCCCACTTCCAGCAGCACGTCAAACAACTCCTCGGGTTTCATTCCGCCCGGTGTAGACGCTGGAACACCCGGTGCGTTTGAAATGTCGAGCACATCCATATCAACTGTTACATAAAGGCGGTCTGTTCTTTCTGCTAAATACATAAGGGACTCTTGAACAGCTTGGATCATACCTTTTTTGCGTGCGCTGCTTAATGAAACCATTTGTATACCCTGTTTTTTCGCATAGTCAATGAGCGGCTTCGCATTAAAATAGCCATGCAGGCCAATGTTGACAACATGTTCACCTTTCACAGTTTCCCCATCAATAAGCTGGCGGATCGGCGTACCATTCGCCGGGCCAAGCTCTTTGGGATCCCGGACATCTAAATGCGTATCAAATTGCAAAACCCCTATTATGTCTTCTGGATAAGCTTCTTTAATTCCTCTTACGGCACAGGCCGTTGTTGAGTGGTCACCGCCAATCATACAGGTAGGTACGTGCGGGAAAGCTTCAGCTAAATATTTTGTTGAAGCTTGAATACGGTCATGTGACAGGACGATATCCGTTGTATGCATTATTACATCCCCTGCATCTGCGACACGGTAAGGAGATAAATCAAGATCTTCATCCAAGTTATACGCTGCAAAACTCTTCCACATGCGGCGAAATTCCTCCGGATACAAGGAAGCACCCGATACACTGATTGATGAGCGTGAGATTGGCGCACCATATATAATAAGGTCAGGCTGTTGTATGTCCTCTAGCGGTTTTACCCACTGATGTACAAAATGCTCTTCACCACCGTCTGCCTTCCATGACCAGGCTGGTTTT
The genomic region above belongs to Domibacillus sp. DTU_2020_1001157_1_SI_ALB_TIR_016 and contains:
- a CDS encoding agmatinase family protein, whose product is MSGSWLQKPAWSWKADGGEEHFVHQWVKPLEDIQQPDLIIYGAPISRSSISVSGASLYPEEFRRMWKSFAAYNLDEDLDLSPYRVADAGDVIMHTTDIVLSHDRIQASTKYLAEAFPHVPTCMIGGDHSTTACAVRGIKEAYPEDIIGVLQFDTHLDVRDPKELGPANGTPIRQLIDGETVKGEHVVNIGLHGYFNAKPLIDYAKKQGIQMVSLSSARKKGMIQAVQESLMYLAERTDRLYVTVDMDVLDISNAPGVPASTPGGMKPEELFDVLLEVGRHPKVSHIDFVCLDPSKDSPVEQTVKTGVYAWLQFVSGLVSKKKNNGF